The Salvia miltiorrhiza cultivar Shanhuang (shh) chromosome 1, IMPLAD_Smil_shh, whole genome shotgun sequence genome has a window encoding:
- the LOC131005215 gene encoding uncharacterized protein LOC131005215, translating to MGECQEIPNKFLSFSSSENRDSIGSLNDGGEQEFYEKIEAPKFVDFTLPDHYSPDDRYWFCLRVGCDQKHEEEMDSEAIYNNFVLRVMAARSPNVRLRKALDRNASRTPIKCPLSAPPKSSKPRLSRMAVISSISKKITEDKKKVVRPLMKPGSTPVTKTKPVAAKYLTTPRNKKCTSDQTSFRSVQHPKPINIEVPKSRIVAKALVFRSPKKAVKLKSSVELRTPISKLCQGMNKLEISSQRKRALGYSSNSSKNLSNSLSRRQLSSQKLQAKPEKPLQTFKGQEAKSGISFGTKIKGQLSQQQESKKMLGSDETHNLKKKESCDIKKQLATKVGEESCHEGALEHSNLDSGSADYSRREVSCLDVEGRDDSRSEATKAEENNGNKNITSESCIDQFNGNNSSEGERSRLDYDDGDDKENAAVSDENRIPNNTLKQNGRNILGLHGKCDQVEKKVITQAQDILKEGLCGMATKLKKPKATNPKPFRLRTDERGILKEAVLERRVVEPPASRRENATGGKLQRKNVQKGNTTAVLRTPKRQERSKSAESKKSQEPSNAMQRLEKFRKLTSPVPKQRHGVESRKQELISVLIPGQKLDVIHETSPQELSTVARRRLVSHVPRS from the exons ATGGGGGAGTGTCAGGAAATTCCGAATAAATTCTTATCATTTTCGTCATCGGAAAATCGAGATTCGATCGGGTCGCTGAATGACGGAGGGGAACAAGAATTTTATGAGAAGATCGAGGCTCCGAAGTTCGTAGACTTCACTTTGCCCGATCATTATAGCCCCGACGATCGTTATTGGTTTTGCCTCCGTGTGG GATGTGATCAAAAGCATGAGGAAGAAATGGATTCTGAAGCAATCTACAACAATTTTGTTCTTCGG GTGATGGCAGCCAGGAGTCCCAATGTAAGGCTTCGGAAAGCACTCGATAGAAATGCTTCGAG AACACCTATCAAATGCCCACTTTCAGCTCCTCCAAAATCTTCCAAGCCAAGGCTATCAAGGATGGCTGTCATTTCATCGATTTCTAAGAAGATAACCGAGGACAAGAAAAAGGTCGTTCGACCCCTTATGAAGCCTGGATCTACACCGGTGACTAAGACGAAACCAGTTGCTGCTAAGTATCTTACAACTCCAAGGAACAAAAAGTGCACATCAGATCAAACTTCGTTTAGAAGTGTTCAGCATCCAAAACCTATCAATATTGAAGTGCCAAAGAGTCGAATAGTGGCAAAGGCTTTGGTTTTTCGCTCTCCAAAGAAAGCCGTAAAGCTAAAGTCATCTGTTGAACTGCGTACACCCATCTCAAAATTATGCCAAGGGATGAATAAGCTTGAGATTTCAAGTCAGAGAAAGCGTGCCTTGGGCTATTCTAGCAACTCATCGAAGAATTTGAGTAATAGTTTGTCGAGGAGACAGTTGAGCAGTCAGAAGTTGCAAGCAAAGCCTGAAAAACCACTTCAAACTTTCAAAGGCCAAGAAGCTAAATCTGGAATATCGTTTGGAACTAAGATCAAAGGACAGTTATCACAGCAGCAGGAATCTAAAAAAATGCTGGGAAGCGATGAGACACATAacttaaagaaaaaagaaagttgTGATATTAAAAAACAGTTAGCCACAAAAGTCGGTGAAGAATCTTGTCATGAAGGAGCACTTGAGCATTCAAACTTGGATTCGGGCTCAGCAGATTACTCAAGAAGGGAAGTTAGCTGTTTAGACGTAGAAGGAAGAGATGATTCAAGATCCGAAGCTACAAAAGCTGAGGAGAATAATGGGAATAAAAACATCACTTCAGAAAGTTGTATAGATCAGTTTAACGGCAACAATTCTTCTGAAGGGGAACGAAGCAGACTTGACTATGATGATGGAGATGACAAAGAAAACGCTGCAGTCTCTGATGAGAACAG AATTCCAAACAACACTCTGAAGCAAAATGGAAGAAACATCCTTGGATTGCACGGGAAATGTGACCAAGTCGAAAAAAAG GTTATTACTCAAGCACAGGACATCTTGAAAGAAGGTTTGTGTGGTATGGCGACGAAgctcaagaaaccaaaggccaCGAATCCTAAACCTTTTAGACTAAGAACTGAT GAGAGAGGAATTCTTAAAGAAGCCGTCTTGGAAAGAAGAGTCGTCGAACCCCCAGCTAGTCGACGTGAAAATGCAACAGGTGGGAAGTTGCAGCGGAAAAATGTTCAA AAAGGGAACACGACAGCAGTTTTAAGGACTCCAAAACGGCAGGAGAGATCGAAATCAGCAGAAAGTAAAAAATCTCAAGAGCCGAGTAATGCGATGCAAAGGTTGGAGAAGTTTAGGAAACTCACATCTCCTGTTCCCAAACAACGACATGG GGTTGAATCAAGAAAGCAGGAATTGATTTCAGTACTGATTCCTGGTCAAAAGCTGGACGTGATACACGAAACATCACCCCAAGAATTGTCAACTGTGGCGAGGAGGAGGCTCGTCTCACACGTACCAAGGAGTTGa
- the LOC131005216 gene encoding proline iminopeptidase isoform X1, whose amino-acid sequence MNLGVAVIPPNTPLRLSFTHTLAPINNPTTPGRRNLVVLSQSRNLGYYNSDRLVISDTMETKAVSSEVNRSLYTDIEPYDTGFLKVSDIHTLYYEQSGNPDGHPVVFLHGGPGGGTSSKNRKFFDPHFYRIILFDQRGAGKSAPHACLEENTTWKLIEDIEKLRTHLQVPEWLVFGGSWGSTLSLAYSESHPDKVTGLVLRGIFLLRKKEIDWFYEGGAAAIYPDAWEPFRDLIPESERGCFVDAYHKRLNSNDKETQYAAARAWTKWEMMTAHLLPNEATAKRGDDDEFCLAFARIENHYFVNRGFFPSDSYLLDNLEKIKHINTVIVQGRYDVCCPMMSAWDLHKAWPEADFRVVPDAGHSANEPGISKELVAATEKLKFIIKGSAP is encoded by the exons ATGAATCTTGGGGTTGCCGTTATACCTCCCAACACTCCTCTTCGTCTCTCTTTCACTCATACTCTAGCTCCCATCAATAATCCCACAACTccag GAAGAAGAAATCTAGTTGTGCTCAGTCAAAGTCGTAATCTTGGTTATTATAACAGTGATCGGCTAGTAATTTCGGACACTATGGAAACCAAAGCAGTGTCTTCTGAAGTAAATAGGAGCCTTTACACGGATATAGAGCCATACGACACTGGTTTTCTAAAGGTTTCGGACATTCACACACTTTATTATGAGCAGTCTGGGAATCCGGATGGGCAT CCAGTGGTTTTCCTCCATGGAGGTCCAGGGGGCGGAACTTCATCTAAGAACCGGAAATTCTTTGATCCCCATTTTTATAGGATCATTTTATTTGATCAG AGAGGCGCTGGTAAAAGTGCACCTCATGCTTGCCTGGAGGAGAATACAACTTGGAAACTTATTGAAGACATTGAAAAACTAAGAACACACTTACAAGTTCCCGAATGGCTG GTTTTTGGTGGTTCATGGGGAAGCACTCTCTCTCTAGCATATAGTGAATCTCATCCTGACAAG GTGACTGGTCTTGTATTGAGAGGCATTTTTCTATTGCGCAAGAAAGAAATTGATTGGTTTTACGAGGGTGGAGCTGCTGCCATATACCCTGATG CTTGGGAGCCATTTAGAGATCTTATTCCTGAAAGTGAAAGAGGATGTTTTGTTGATGCCTACCACAAGAGGTTAAACTCCAATGACAAGGAGACACAA TATGCAGCTGCTAGGGCATGGACCAAATGGGAAATGATGACAGCTCATCTTCTGCCTAATGAAGCTACCGCTAAACGTGGAGATGATGATGAGTTTTGCTTG GCTTTTGCAAGGATTGAGAATCACTACTTTGTCAACAGAGGTTTTTTTCCTTCAGACTCCTACCTGTTGGACAATCTTGAGAAAATAAAGCATATCAACACTGTAATCGTGCAG GGAAGGTATGATGTCTGCTGCCCCATGATGTCAGCATGGGATCTTCATAAGGCTTGGCCAGAGGCTGATTTCAGA GTGGTCCCAGATGCTGGGCATTCGGCTAACGAACCAGGAATATCGAAAGAACTTGTTGCTGCAACTGAGAAGTTGAAGTTTATCATCAAAGGATCTGCTCCCTAG
- the LOC131005216 gene encoding proline iminopeptidase isoform X2, with protein sequence METKAVSSEVNRSLYTDIEPYDTGFLKVSDIHTLYYEQSGNPDGHPVVFLHGGPGGGTSSKNRKFFDPHFYRIILFDQRGAGKSAPHACLEENTTWKLIEDIEKLRTHLQVPEWLVFGGSWGSTLSLAYSESHPDKVTGLVLRGIFLLRKKEIDWFYEGGAAAIYPDAWEPFRDLIPESERGCFVDAYHKRLNSNDKETQYAAARAWTKWEMMTAHLLPNEATAKRGDDDEFCLAFARIENHYFVNRGFFPSDSYLLDNLEKIKHINTVIVQGRYDVCCPMMSAWDLHKAWPEADFRVVPDAGHSANEPGISKELVAATEKLKFIIKGSAP encoded by the exons ATGGAAACCAAAGCAGTGTCTTCTGAAGTAAATAGGAGCCTTTACACGGATATAGAGCCATACGACACTGGTTTTCTAAAGGTTTCGGACATTCACACACTTTATTATGAGCAGTCTGGGAATCCGGATGGGCAT CCAGTGGTTTTCCTCCATGGAGGTCCAGGGGGCGGAACTTCATCTAAGAACCGGAAATTCTTTGATCCCCATTTTTATAGGATCATTTTATTTGATCAG AGAGGCGCTGGTAAAAGTGCACCTCATGCTTGCCTGGAGGAGAATACAACTTGGAAACTTATTGAAGACATTGAAAAACTAAGAACACACTTACAAGTTCCCGAATGGCTG GTTTTTGGTGGTTCATGGGGAAGCACTCTCTCTCTAGCATATAGTGAATCTCATCCTGACAAG GTGACTGGTCTTGTATTGAGAGGCATTTTTCTATTGCGCAAGAAAGAAATTGATTGGTTTTACGAGGGTGGAGCTGCTGCCATATACCCTGATG CTTGGGAGCCATTTAGAGATCTTATTCCTGAAAGTGAAAGAGGATGTTTTGTTGATGCCTACCACAAGAGGTTAAACTCCAATGACAAGGAGACACAA TATGCAGCTGCTAGGGCATGGACCAAATGGGAAATGATGACAGCTCATCTTCTGCCTAATGAAGCTACCGCTAAACGTGGAGATGATGATGAGTTTTGCTTG GCTTTTGCAAGGATTGAGAATCACTACTTTGTCAACAGAGGTTTTTTTCCTTCAGACTCCTACCTGTTGGACAATCTTGAGAAAATAAAGCATATCAACACTGTAATCGTGCAG GGAAGGTATGATGTCTGCTGCCCCATGATGTCAGCATGGGATCTTCATAAGGCTTGGCCAGAGGCTGATTTCAGA GTGGTCCCAGATGCTGGGCATTCGGCTAACGAACCAGGAATATCGAAAGAACTTGTTGCTGCAACTGAGAAGTTGAAGTTTATCATCAAAGGATCTGCTCCCTAG
- the LOC131005220 gene encoding uncharacterized protein LOC131005220 — protein MDLETENRIAAILLKEAAELRREAQKEGALAYLREPTVRFRPNSRFLTATVRGVQQANRVVEVNEMWRLREKQLELDNKLGGIRSGSNSGRGHKDIRESHTSTSRASNEVENSANASLSSKKRSVEHFDPMEDEGLKDDEIDQFLQSRIKRGRGSVGSRMDETGPYLPLSPDSNNKFESDIEMSNKARVVLGPKKPYSLTSSESSSDDESRSHRRKTAKVASSKRHSRKHKSKEKSKGKSRRRKDKKSKHHK, from the exons ATGGATTTGGAGACGGAAAACAGAATAGCTGCCATTCTTTTAAAGGAGGCCGCAGAATTGCGTCGTGAGGCTCAGAAGGAAGGTGCACTTGCTTATCTTCGTGAGCCCACTGTTAGGTTTAGGCCGAATTCTCGTTTCTTGACTGCAACTGTTCGTGGAGTTCAACAAG CTAATCGTGTCGTTGAAGTTAATGAAATGTGGCGACTAAGGGAAAAACAGCTGGAACTGGACAATAAGCTTGGAGGAATCAGAAGTGGGAGCAACAGTGGAAGAGGTCACAAGGACATTCGCGAATCTCACACTAGTACAAGTAGAGCAAGCAATGAAGTGGAGAACAGTGCAAATGCTTCTCTCTCTTCAAAGAAAAGATCTGTTGAGCATTTTGATCCAATGGAGGATGAAGGTCTAAAGGATGATGAGATTGACCAATTTTTACAGTCCAG AATCAAGCGAGGCAGGGGCTCTGTTGGATCAAGGATGGACGAAACCGGGCCTTACCTTCCCCTTAGCCCAGATTCTAATAACAAGTTTGAGAGCGATATTGAGATGTCAAATAAAGCAAGAGTCGTGCTTGGCCCGAAGAAGCCTTATTCCCTGACATCTAGTGAATCATCTTCAGATGATGAATCGCGTTCACACCGGAGGAAGACAGCTAAGGTAGCCTCAAGCAAGCGGCATTCGAGGAAACacaaatcaaaagaaaaatctaAAGGCAAGAGTAGGAGGAGGAAGGACAAGAAAAGTAAACATCATAAATGA
- the LOC131005219 gene encoding probable LL-diaminopimelate aminotransferase, chloroplastic: protein MSAIHQNVSTSLSASTSTFLGRNNLKAMRPSQVSVAGRTNAVVKCVASPSAQKTAYKTNVARNENLAKLQAGYLFPEIARRRNAHIANNPDAKVISLGIGDTTEPIPDVITSAMSKRSDALSTVAGYSGYGAEQGEQKLRAAIASTYYAGLGIEENDIFVSDGAKSDISRLQVLFGSNVTMAVQDPSYPAYVDSSVILGQTGLFQKDVEKYANIEYMRCTPENGFFPDLSTVRRTDIIFFCSPNNPTGSAASREQLTKLVQFAKENGSIIVYDSAYAMYVSDDSPRSIFEIPGAKEVALEVSSFSKYAGFTGVRLGWTAIPKELHYADGFPVAKDFNRIVCTCFNGASNIAQAGGLACVSPEGIKAMQDVVGFYKENTAIIVDTFNSLGFKVYGGKNAPYVWVHFPGRSSWDVFSEILEKTHVVTTPGSGFGPGGEGFVRVSAFGHRENVVEACRRFKELYK, encoded by the exons ATGTCTGCGATTCATCAAAATGTCTCCACTTCTCTCTCCGCATCCACCTCCACTTTCCTCGGTCGCAACAATCTCAAGGCCATGAGGCCTTCTCAGGTCTCGGTGGCGGGGAGAACGAATGCGGTTGTTAAATGTGTTGCGTCGCCGTCAGCTCAGAAGACTG CTTACAAGACAAATGTGGCGCGCAACGAAAACCTAGCTAAACTTCAAGCTGGCTATCTCTTTCCTGAG ATAGCAAGGCGGAGAAATGCACACATTGCTAATAATCCAGACGCTAAAGTTATCAGCCTTGGAATTGGTGACACAACTGAGCCAATTCCAGATGTCATTACTTCTGCCATGTCAAAg AGATCAGATGCGCTGTCAACAGTTGCTGGTTACAGTGGTTATGGTGCTGAACAAGGTGAACAG AAATTGAGAGCTGCCATTGCTTCAACCTACTATGCAGGCCTTGGCATCGAAGAGAATGATATATTTGTATCTGATGGTGCAAAAAGTGACATATCTCGCCTCCAG GTCCTTTTTGGATCTAATGTGACGATGGCTGTTCAAGACCCATCTTACCCG GCTTATGTGGATTCGAGCGTTATTCTGGGTCAGACTGGGCTGTTTCAGAAAGATGTGGAGAAGTATGCAAATATTGAGTACATGAGGTGCACGCCAGAAAATGGTTTTTTTCCTGATTTATCCACTGTTCGTCGGACAGACATCATCTTCTTTTGTTCTCCAAATAACCCGACTGGTTCTGCTGCATCAAGAGAGCAACTAACTAAGCTTGTACAGTTCGCTAAAGAAAATGGTTCTATCATAGTCTATGATTCTGCTTATGCTATGTACGTCTCAGATGATAGTCCGAGATCCATTTTTGAGATTCCTGGAGCCAAAGAG GTTGCACTTGAAGTTTCTTCCTTCTCCAAGTATGCTGGGTTCACTGGAGTTCGTCTTGGTTGGACAGCCATTCCGAAAGAGCTCCATTATGCCGATGGTTTTCCAGTGGCCAAGGACTTCAACCGCATAGTGTGTACTTGTTTCAATGGTGCATCTAACATTGCTCAAGCTGGTGGTCTGGCCTGTGTTTCACCTGAAGGCATTAAG GCAATGCAGGATGTGGTTGGTTTCTACAAGGAAAACACGGCTATCATCGTGGACACATTCAATTCGCTTGGGTTCAAGGTTTATGGAGGCAAAAATGCACCATATGTTTGGGTCCACTTTCCTGGCCGTAGCTCGTGGGATGTGTTCAGTGAGATTCTGGAGAAGACCCATGTCGTCACCACTCCCGGAAGTGGTTTTGGACCTGGAGGCGAAGGCTTTGTCAGGGTCAGTGCTTTCGGACACAGGGAAAACGTTGTCGAGGCCTGTAGAAGATTCAAGGAGCTCTACAAGTAA
- the LOC131005218 gene encoding uncharacterized protein LOC131005218 encodes MEDRDFVVGQEFPDVKAFRNAIKEAAIAQHFELRIVKSDLIRYIAKCAAEGCPWRIRAVKLPNAPTFTIRSLDGTHTCGKNAHAGHHQASVDWIVNFIEERLRDNINYKPKDILHDVYEQYGITIPYKQAWRAKERGLQAIYGSSEEGYYLLPVYCEQIRKNNPGSVAEVFTAGSDNRFQRVFISFYASIKGFLEGCLPIIGLGGFPLKSKYLGTLLSATSFDADGGLFPLAFGVVDVENDESWMWFLSELHKAFEMHTEIIPHLTFLSKWQKGVGDAVKRKFPTCCHAICMKHLSESIVREFKNPRLVQLLWKAAYATTASAFKEKMVELEEVSAEATKWLQQYPPSRWALIYFEGSRYGHLSSNVEEFNQWILETRDLPVTQVIEQIHCKLIMEFQERRARCKSWFSILAPSAEKHMIEAMNRASTYQVLRSDEVEFEVLSAERSDIVNIRTYSCSCRDWQLNGLPCSHAVAALISSKNHIYAFTSKYFTVASYTAAYAEEIHPMPGKIEWKKDGESETAMDDEMRTVRPPKVRRPPGRPEKKRMCVEDLNREKHTVHCSRCNQTGHYKSTCKSDVCKSIQQI; translated from the coding sequence ATGGAAGATCGTGATTTTGTTGTTGGCCAGGAGTTTCCAGACGTTAAGGCCTTCCGCAATGCAATCAAAGAGGCTGCCATTGCACAACATTTTGAGCTTCGGATAGTTAAAAGCGATCTCATCCGGTACATAGCTAAATGTGCTGCTGAAGGCTGTCCATGGCGAATACGTGCAGTGAAGCTTCCAAATGCTCCAACTTTCACGATAAGAAGTCTAGATGGAACGCACACTTGTGGGAAGAACGCACATGCTGGGCATCATCAGGCTTCTGTAGACTGGATCGTCAACTTCATAGAGGAACGGTTGCGTGACAACATAAATTACAAGCCAAAGGATATCTTGCACGATGTATATGAGCAATACGGGATAACTATACCCTACAAGCAGGCCTGGCGTGCCAAGGAGCGTGGACTGCAAGCCATATACGGCTCTTCTGAAGAAGGGTATTACCTCCTTCCTGTGTACTGTGAGCAAATCAGGAAGAACAATCCGGGAAGTGTTGCTGAGGTGTTTACTGCTGGTTCTGACAACCGGTTTCAACGtgtttttatttccttttatgCTTCGATAAAGGGGTTTCTCGAGGGTTGCCTCCCAATCATTGGGCTTGGTGGCTTTCCACTTAAAAGTAAATATCTTGGCACTTTACTTTCAGCAACTTCCTTTGATGCTGATGGTGGATTATTTCCGCTTGCCTTTGGTGTTGTTGATGTAGAGAACGATGAAAGTTGGATGTGGTTCTTGTCGGAACTACATAAGGCCTTTGAGATGCATACAGAGATCATACCGCATCTCACCTTCTTATCCAAATGGCAGAAAGGTGTTGGGGATGCTGTAAAAAGGAAGTTCCCGACTTGTTGTCATGCCATATGTATGAAACACTTGAGCGAAAGCATTGTTAGAGAATTCAAGAACCCTCGGCTTGTCCAGCTGCTGTGGAAAGCAGCATATGCTACTACTGCTTCTGCGTTCAAGGAAAAAATGGTAGAACTCGAGGAGGTCTCAGCAGAAGCAACGAAATGGCTACAACAATACCCACCTTCTCGTTGGGCATTGATATATTTTGAGGGATCTCGGTATGGGCATCTCTCATCAAATGTCGAGGAATTCAATCAATGGATTCTTGAAACTCGGGACCTGCCAGTGACTCAGGTGATTGAACAGATCCACTGTAAATTGATAATGGAGTTTCAGGAGAGGCGTGCAAGGTGCAAGTCGTGGTTCTCCATACTCGCTCCATCTGCAGAGAAGCACATGATTGAGGCCATGAACCGTGCTTCCACCTATCAAGTTCTTCGGTCAGATGAGGTGGAGTTTGAGGTCCTCTCAGCCGAGCGTTCTGACATTGTGAACATCAGAACGTATTCGTGTTCTTGTCGTGATTGGCAGCTCAATGGATTACCATGCTCGCATGCTGTTGCTGCCCTCATCTCCTCCAAGAACCATATATATGCTTTCACATCAAAGTACTTCACTGTGGCTAGTTACACTGCTGCATATGCTGAAGAGATACATCCTATGCCTGGTAAGATTGAGTGGAAGAAGGATGGTGAGAGCGAGACTGCCATGGACGATGAAATGAGGACTGTACGGCCTCCTAAGGTTAGACGGCCCCCTGGACGCCCTGAGAAGAAGCGAATGTGTGTAGAGGATCTTAATCGGGAGAAGCATACCGTCCACTGTAGTCGATGCAATCAGACCGGGCATTATAAGTCGACCTGCAAATCGGACGTTTGTAAGAGTATACAACAAATCTAG